TGTGGCCCCTTTTTctgcgtcttttcttcacgcaaatggcAGGGGTCTGGGCCTGCTCCaatgaaagcaggatatccttctcgtcggattcgttaaaggaaaaagtttaTTCCAGTCcacggtgagtaatcgctgttctgatttccagaagttattttcggtcataagagacggtagcagcaacattatgtacacagtaagtaaaaaaataagttacgcaaaaaaactaacaaaatagcacaatagcacacccatcagactattcttgatttaatcttgccTTAGATATAATAAATGTGTGAAAttggttttgatttagaatgttcTATTATCATACACCTGTTTCGAAACAGGGGCAGggtaaaaaatacatgtcatctatgcacttaaatagcgaatgggaGACACTTTGCCCGTGGTTAATTTTCATGCTAGCCAGGTAGGcaatactcctgttgtaaagagaagtaatgtgcttaatattagtaaagttgataaataaatatagtaggcctagaaagctgatgggatcctcctctttttaatagaggccatcacccTCTTtactcacgcaattgcatagcctatagaaatgttgcgcaacatgagctcatggccTCATGTAGTGTTTGATTTTCaataacatttgcattgatgtcaaagTGTTTAGATGGACAGTAGAGTGCTGAATACCAGGCAGTTAGaacgtttggtaggctactaatgaccatcattagcatcagagcttggagaagactAAATACCATGACTACACGGctacgtggaatttgactgccttcatgactcgtgactgcaGGTGTTGCGGttatacggtcaccgtaacagccctaccCTGCAGTTGCCCTCACCCCCTTACCTCTGCAGTTTAGATTTTGACCCCTGCAAATGTACGACACACTACACCAGATTCACAACAAAGCATGACCACATGACCTTCGACCTGTAGGAAGTGTTTACCAGTTATCAGCGAGCCATagaagaaaaaagagagagaagagggcactTCAGACAACGAGGCTATACACACAGTGTATAGTCTGTTGTAACGTTATACTAGATTGACTACATTGCTGTTGGACTGTGCAGAATCACTGATCTACATGACCTTCCATAccaaataactactcattatgtGATAAAGATTACCAATCATGTGCTTTGCCTTGCTTAAACTGATCCCTTCAAATGTGATGTTATTGTTCAGGAGAGTCATTATTATTCAGCCCAAAAATGGCCCTACATTTGTTGTTGATCTTCTCTAGGAATTATGTTGTTTAGAGGAATTCCTTATCCCCAGTTCCTTGTAGTAGAATGTCATGATGATACTTGTACCTGACTTGCCTTTCTTAATTCCCCCTGAGGGGATGAATAGTGTTTCATTGAAATTACTCCCAATCGTCTGCTTTTGCTATGATTATGTTGAATTTGTCTTCACAACAACTGATTAACTGATTGATTAATGTGTAACAAACTGtgaacactcactcactcactcactcactcactcactcactcactcactcactcactcactcactcactcactcactcactcactcactcactcactcactcactcactcactcactcactcactcactcactcactcactcactcactcactcactggctgCATTCCAATACCTTTCTCCAGAAGTGTTCAGTCGTTCACTCCACCTgcatttaaaagcattggattggtgcagGCATGGCTGGAAAAAGTTTCCACCTTATTCCTTACACCAGTCTATGGGATAATCTCCCCATTCCTTTTAAATCCATGAGGGGGAGTGTACAGTACAGACGCACACTTCGGGACAAGGGTAGAGAACCAGATATAGCCAATCACTCACTCACGAGGGAATGCTATAGCTTCTCCTGCTCATTCACTCATTCACTTGGGTTTTATGTTGTGTTCCAGGTGAAGAGCGAAGGCCCTAAACTGGTGCCCTTCTTCAAGTCTACCTGTGTTTACTTCGTCCTGTGGCTACCAACCTCAAGCCCTTCTTGGTTCAGCGCCCTCATCAAGTGTCTACCCATCTTCTGTCTGTGGCTCTTCATGCTGGCCCACGGCTTCAGCTTCTTAGGTGCCCACTCCAGTGCTCGCAAGATCCTGGCTGGTCTCATCTTCTCTAGCCTTGGAGATGCCTTTCTCATCTGGCAGGAGGATGGCTACTTTAGCCACGGTGAGTGATACTGGTGGCACTCCTGCCTGACTAGATTTCAGACACCTGCCAGATCTCACAACCCCTGGATAGATGTTCAACtcaccagctaaccacatcacatgataAAGCAATATGCCCGACTGCCGTCCAGTCggcacacaaccattggttgatcaTGCAAGTAGCCAATAAGCGAACGACCGGTAGGGGGCCCTgagcaaaacaaaaaaaacagatgcTAATTAATCAATATCTGATATACTGACAAGACACAATTTTCCGTACAACATAAACATCTAAAAGTGGATATGGACCTACATAGCAGAAACTCACCGGAAGCGAGGGGGAAAGTTGAGAGGGACGGTTGAGACAGCCGAATGCGTACCTGACATTATGACACCCTACTAGAcacaccacgtcatttcaacgtggacAATTTGGTCATATTTGGTTGAGCAGTTGATCaatgttatcactatgctttcaaccatctaaaagcacaactaaattccaatggaaaaacaatgtcagatttgtgtttatttatacaactgtgcttcatctaatagcacaaccaaagGGCCTGAATTGCTGTCCTTAACATGCACACTTTCTATGAATACATATAACTTTATAGTAAGTGTAACCCCAAAATGTGGCCACTCATTTCagggttgaataaatactgttataTTAATTTTGTAATATAACCTTCACTTTATTGAAGTAATATTGAATTATGTtttcaacatttgaaggagatgtatttACTGCTTAGATAGTTCTGACTGTGCCACTGgcttagtcctattctttaactttgatttctggttgagttggagacgtgaatccaacatttaattggtcaaatcaaatcaaatgtatttatatagcccttcgtacatcagctgatatctcaaagtgctgtacagaaacccagcctaaaaccccaaacagcaagcaatgcaggtgtagaagcacggtggctaggaaaaactccctataaaggccaaaacctaggaagaaacctagagaggaaccaggctatgtggggtggccagtcctcttctggctgtgccgggtggagattataacagaatatggccaagatgttcaaatgttcataaatgaccagcatggtcaaataataataatcacaggcagaacagttgaaactggagcagcagcacagccaggtggactggggacagcaaggaatcatGTGACACTGGCTTAGTCCTATTTTTTAAGTTAGATTTTTGGTTCAGATGGAGACGTCAACACAACATATCAATTACTAAAGGGAGACTGGGATTTTGGCaatcgtggataccatttttatgcctgcgtgcagtttgaaggaagttggtAACTAGTGCATTATAGCGTTAGcataatgactggaagtctatagtATCTGCTAGCATGCAATACCTTGCTAAGTACGGATAGTACATagaatggtctaccatatagcCAGTTATGCAGGGTTAAATGAATCTGTGGACACCAGACAGATTTTGAGAGCAATGCTAAAAAAGCAAGAGAGGAATTACTAAAAACTCAACCTAAGAAGAAAAACAACGCAACTGTCTTTCGCACTAAGTACACCAAGGGTTCGGAGAAAATTAAAGCAATCCTGAAAAAGCACTGGCATATTCTACAATCAGACAAAAATTGCACAACTCTTCAAGGAACTCCCACGGGTGTCCTATATGCGTGGTCGCAATATTGGAGATAGCTTTTTGAGACCTGACCTGccccctgagcccactcagacactcttgaCACCTATCCCAAATGGGAACTACAAATGTGGCTCATGCGCACAAGTGCATAGCACTATAAAAACATCTTTCTTCAGGCATCCACATACAGGTCAAAAAAGTCCCTGTTAGGGGTATCATCTCATGCAACACCAAGGGAGTAATCTATCTCATCACCTGTTCATGTGGAAAAGCCTATGTAGGACAAACGAAAGACAATTAAAACAACGCATAGCTGAACATCGCAGCTCAATCAGGTGTAAGAACATTGACTATCcagtagcagctcactttgttgaagctaaccctccaatctcctccctcaaataaacaggcattgagcatgttgctctaccaaggaAAGGAGGTAACATTGAGATCCTACTATTAGCACAGTGATGCCTAAACGTTGGTAAATACACattaaattactgggagtttatatgtGGAGTGTgtgactttctttattttgatagttttcAGATGGCGACGTCAACACAACATATCAATTactaaagggatacttcaggattttggcaatcgtggataccatttttatgtctctgcgtgcagatTGAAGGAAGTTGGTAGCTAGTGTATAGTAGCATTAGcataatgactggaagtctatagtATTTGCTAGCATGCAAGCAGATACCATAGAATTCCAtgcattgcgctaatgctagttagcattgggtTGCAAATCTACCTCTAACTGCCTTCATACTGGACATAGAGGgataaaatggtatccacaagttcatctagCTCtgggggaagtagataaagggcattGTGGCCACATTCCTGAAGTATCTCATTAACTTGTAGACATACTGGAATTAAATTTGAAATGAACCTATAAGTATTGTCTCTTTTTAGTTGAATCCTTGGTtaaattgaaacaatagctgttgattactttttgcaaCTCCTATATAAagtggaagtcggaagtttacatacactcagtgcctctttgcttgacatcatgggaaattcaaaagaaatcagccaagacctctgaaagaaaattatagacctccacaagtctggttcatccttgggagcaatttccaaatgcctgaaggtaccacgttcatctgtacaaacaatagtacgcaagtataaacaccatgggaacactgctcaggaaggagatgcgttctgtatcctagagatgaaagtactttggtgcgaaaagtgcaaatcaatcttagaacaccagcaaagcaccttgcaaagatgctggaggaaacaggtacaaaagtatctatatccacattaaagcaagttctatatcgacataacctaaaaggctgctcagcaaagaagaagccactgctccaaaaccgccataaaaagccagactacggtttgcaactgcacatggggacaaagatcgtactttttggggaaatgtcctctggtctgatgaaacaaaaatgaactgttcggccataatgaccatcgttatgtttggaggaaaaagggggaggcttgcaagccgaagaacaccatcccaaccgtgaagcacgggggtggcagcatcatgttgttggggtgctttgctgcaggagggactggtacacctcacaaaatagatggcatcatgaggcaggaaaattatgtggatatattgaagcaacatctcaagacatcagtcaggaatttaaagcttggtcccaaatggatcttccaaatggacaatgacctcaagcatacttccaaagttgtggcaaaatggcttaaggacaacaaagtcaaggtattggagtggccatcacaaagccctgacctcaatcctgtagaaaatttgtgggcagaactgaaaaagcgtgtgcaagcaaggaggcctacaaacctgactcagttacaccagctctgtcaggaggaatgggccaacattcacacaacttattgtgggaagcttgtggaaggctacccgaaacatttgacccaagttaaacaatttaaacgcaatgctaccaaatgctaattgagtgtatgtaaacttctgacccactggggatgtgatgaaagaaataaaagctgaaataaatcattattctgacatttcacattcttaaaataaagtggtgatcctaactgacctaagatagggaatttGTACttgtattaaatgtcaggaattgtgaaaaactgagtttaaatgtatttggctaaggtgtatgttaacttcagacttcaactttaggtctaaatagcatcattgatgaAATAGGATTACATTGATACAAATGTGGTCAAATTTGCTGTGTtaaaacctaccctttggaataaAAATTGCAATAGTTAAACCATTTAGTTTTAAAGTGGAGATCCCTCAATAATGATTCTTAAGATATCACATTACCCTCTGGGCACATACCTGTACGTCACCTCAACGTTTAGTGTGAGTTACcaactttctttaaaaaaaaaaaaaatctcacctATCTTTACACAACATGTGAAATGTTGGTCCcattttcatgagctgaaattagaCATTTTCCGTACAcacaaaaatgtgtttacatctctgttagtaagcatttctcctttgccaaaatgatccatccacctgacaggtgtgtgtgtggcatatcaagaagtttaTCAACCCCCTAGAGTCAATTGGCGCACCAATGCGACAATCTAAGTAATATATAAAAACATCCCCATCAAAAtcagtcagtttaaactagagatatccgTTTTTCTTaattggatgcatctcaatccaaCACACTTctgcatctgtggtggaaggttgcagagctagagtggtgtttgtcaaaccatgagacatcctgtaatttggccttctcaccaaaacgtctgtagcgtctgaaccgtTTGGCCTACAAAAAACCATGACCACTCTCACAAACATCAAGGTTGGtctccattttgctctacgaccACCACAAGTGTCAGGGGACTCGTCCAAAGTTGGTTATCCTCAGTGTGCCAACTTGTGTTTTGTAGCATCCGAAGGATTTGGGTTACAAACTAATGTGAACCCACTGAGGAAAGGGGAGAGTCTCACGAACACCATGGTGTTCTCCGTTTGGGTCTATGACCTCCCACAAGTGTCCCTgcactcatctgaaggtaaccggtaccggtttaaaaaatgaatggaagtatggcgGAAGTTTTGTGCCTACCCAATAAAATGGTTCAATATGTGTAATGTTTTTTTAGAAAATAAtaatttcctgagctttcttatacagtgcatttggaaactatTCAGGCCGTTTCACTTTTttccattttgttacattacagccttattctaaaattgattccattttttccccctcatcaatctacacagaataccccataatgactaagcaaaaacaggtttttagacatttttgctcatttattaTATCAAATATTACAtgaacataagtattcagaccctttactcagtactttgttgaagcaccttttgcagtgattaaaggctgggccactcaaggactttcaaagacttgtcctgaagccactcctgcgttgtcttggctgtgtgcctagggttgttgtcctgttggaaggtgaaccttcgcccccagtttgaggacctgagcgctctggaacaggttttcataaaggatctctctgtacttgctgtgttcatctttccctcaatcctgactagtctcccagtccctgcccctgaaaaacatccccatatcaTGATGCTGTCACCATGCTACACCGTAGGGATgttattggccaggtgatgagtggtgcttggtttcctccaaatgtgaacttggcattcaggccaaagagtttggTCAGAATTTGGCCAGGCTACCAGCTCTTgaaagagtcttagtggttccaaacttcttccatttaagaatgatggaggccactgtgttcttgggcaccttcaatgctgcagaaatgttttggtacccttccccagttctgttcctcgacacaatcctgtctcggggctctacggacaattccttcgacctcatggcttggtttttgctctgacatgcactatcatcTGTgagaccttttatatagacaggtgtgtgtctttccaaataatttccaatcaattgatcaatgggaacaggatgcacttgagctccctttcaagtctcatagcaaagggtctgaatacttaaataagatatttatgttttacattttttattaagaaatgtacaaaaatgttttgtcattttgggatattgatgaggaaaatgttttacttcatcaattttagaataagtctgtaacataacaaaatgtggaaatagtgaaggggtctgaatactttccaaatgcactgtatcttctagatataggacagacacttcaaaaccttattccttatgggTTTTTTCACTCTCTTTTTTGCCATttcatgaatgtgttattcaatgcgtttctatgggctatagtagtaaaggccaaattcaatattttgtcaaatacattttataaaacAAGTTTGGGACAGATGATCAATTAAAAAACAAAtcgctaaatgatccatggtatgaccatcttaaaacagtTCCATATGTCAGCTGCGAAGACAGAtaatgaagaggagtgggacaacattccacaggcgacaatcaacagcctgatcaactctatgtgaaggagatgtgtcgcacagcatgaggcaaatggtggtcacaccagatactgactggttttctgatccatgcccccaccttaaaaaaaacaactattcccagtcatgtgaaatccatagtttagggcctaatgtatgtatacatttacatttaaattaaattgactgatttccttatatgaactgtaactcaggaaaatctttgaaattgttgcatgttgcatttatatttttgttcagtgtactttcCAGCGGGAGGTACTGGCCAGCCTATTGTCTTTTCCGATGGTGGATATAACGTTGTATATCTGACtttgtttcaaaggtacaaatgtAACAAATATGGTAAAGACTCAGCAAACAGGACCCCAATTGGCCCCATGTAGGTATTCAGTGGGCAAGGTgggcacaggctagcccacactaATCCCAcgccagcccaacacaggctagcccagaCCAAGCCCAGCTAGAGGCAGGGGCTCATTTGAATATTTGGGAGCATGTGAAATGTTCACATGTCCCATGCACTTATTTAAAGGCCCAGTACagtcaaatgtgtttttttccctgtgttttatatatatttccacactatgagtttggaataatactgtgaaattgtgaaaattatgataatgtccTTTTATTGTaacagctgtttgaaaagacagcctgaactttctgcctgttttggtgggaggaAGTTTTAGCCTTACATCTACACCTTTCAAACCAAGATGTTTTTCTGCCAACTTTAGCATTCCTCCAACTTTTTGCAGGCTTTTCTTTATATGAAATGTATTGCCGGTGACAAAGCCTCTACATTTCCGCCAACCGACTTAGTCATGACTGAGTCATGTTTATAGTAAAGTTCTGCCTACGGCTTAGTATGAAATGTAGCCATGATGCTGAGGCGGCATTGGCACGCACTACGCTCTTAAGCTATTGATGGTTGCTAGGCAGCGCccattaccactaccattaccattcCTGACAGTTAGAAACTTTGCGAGGCATGTCACTTCACCCATGTCTTCGCATatcccaccacatgcactgtttTCCTAAACACAACTGGATGGATCCATAAAGAATTACGgtgggaataaatatcaccgAATGATGAAAATATTGGAATAAACTAGGCGAATGTAATTGAAAGCATCAATTTGTTGCTTACTGAAACTCCCAAAGTCATCTaattgttttaatacatttgaagtaATAGCCTATGTTCAACTATTTCAGTGCTGTTTCTCGCTGCTTTGAGACAAGCGTCGGGACTCAATCAATGTCtaatttttattttcactgaatctccatttggATATTGGTTAGGCTACAATTAGGCTGTGGACATGTTAGCTACGTTGAGGTGAGTGCTGCTCATGATCATCTTGTCAAGTGTCTGATTTATTAGCACTGATCAGAACATTTGCCAACAtgttcagtgccttcagaaagttttcataccccttgacttattccccaAAAAATTGTGTTataacctgaattcaaaatggattaaatgtataccttttctcacccatcttaaaacaataccccatgatgacaaattacttttttgttgttgttgacatttttgcaaatatattggaaatgaaatacagaaatatctcatttacataagtattcacacccctgagtcaatgtatgttagaatcacctttggcagcgattacagctacaAGTCTTTCTGGTTAAGTCGCTAAGAATttagcacacctggattgtgctaCATTTGCCCATTATCATTTTTTCAATtcttcatgctctgtcaggttggttgttGATGATCACTAGATCACTAGATtgctattttcaagtcttgccatagattttcaagttgatttaagtcaaaactgtaacaggAACATTCCATGTcgtcttgataagcaactccagtgtatattctgccttgtgtttcaggttattgtcatgcagaaagttgaatttgtctcccagtgtctgttggaaagtttTCCTCTTGGATTTTGATGTGTTTATCTCTATTCTTTTTCATTCTTGCCGAAGACAAGCATACGCATAACATAATACAGCCACCATCATGattgatgtgttgtattggatttgccccaaacataatgctttgtattcaggacataaatgtAATTTCtttcacattttttgcagttttcatttcaaatcaaatcaaattttattggtcacacacatatGGTTATGGTAAtggtaatgcgagtgtagcgaaatgcttgtgcttctagttccaaccatgcagtaatatctaacaagtaatctaacaatttcacaacaactaccttatacacacaagtgtaaaggaatgaataagaatatatacatataaatatatggatgagcgatggccgaacggcatagtaGAGTGagtgcagtagtctaatctagaagtgacaaaagcatggatgagctTTTCTGCGTCAAATTTGGATAAAATGTTTCagattttttgcaatgttactACTTCAATTTAAATTCAAGAATTGAATTAGAACTTATGAGGCATTCTGAATTAAATTCTGAATTGAGCCCAAACCCTGGAAGGATTACAGGAAATTTACTTTAAATCATTGAATTTTCTGTATACTGCAGAGGGGGGTCACTAAAATATTTTGccgtaaggggggggggggggggggggggctctaacCAAATGACGAAATTCTAGACCCGTCCCTGACTGCAATGTAGTCGGGCAGGAACTCGACCACTGATGCCTACAGTCCTTTTCAGCAATTGAAGGTGGCTTCCTCTACTGGGTTGCAtataaaatggcaccctattcccttaatagTTCCCGTAATAGTACATTATACagagaaaagggtgccatttcagaagcAGATATAGGGTCTCCTTTCCCTCTTGCTACTCTCAGCTATCCAGTTTGTTTAGATCAGCGCAGATGGAGGAGAAGAAGGTACTTAATGTCTTCCCTACTTGTGATTTCCCTACCTCCTGTGTGTacctgaatgtgtgtgtatatactataTCAGGCAAATTCTATTCTGGGCCTCGAAGCCTGATCCACATGATTTCCCTTTAATCAAGGACTGATTTATACCTTGGACACCAGGTGGCTGCAATTAATTGTCAGGTATAACAGAAAACCATCAGTACTCTGGAGCTCCAAGCTCAGATTTTATAACAAAAAAGGCAATATAACAGTAAGTTATATATACTATTTTCTGTATCCCACAGGTTTGCTGATGTTTGCCATCTCCCACATCCTCTACTCCTCGGCCTTCGGTATGAAGCCCCTGAACCCGCTTGCCGGCCTGGTGATCGGCGCCATTTCG
This DNA window, taken from Oncorhynchus kisutch isolate 150728-3 linkage group LG22, Okis_V2, whole genome shotgun sequence, encodes the following:
- the tmem86a gene encoding lysoplasmalogenase TMEM86A, yielding MVSPVTVVKSEGPKLVPFFKSTCVYFVLWLPTSSPSWFSALIKCLPIFCLWLFMLAHGFSFLGAHSSARKILAGLIFSSLGDAFLIWQEDGYFSHGLLMFAISHILYSSAFGMKPLNPLAGLVIGAISAVSYALLYPYLSGPFTYLVGVYIALIGFMGWRAVAGLQLANDLWTWTKMSACLGAVLFMVSDLTIAVNKFCFPVPHSRAVIMATYYAAQMLIALSAVECQDVETARKMA